The nucleotide sequence ttaaaaattataatatttaaaagtcggttaaaaaatatttataattcaaACTTAATAAATTCATTTTTATTAAGACTCTTTTGGCAACCTTTACCGACTCCAATATTAGGTCCTTTAGATGATATCATTGTCTTTTAATAATGAGTAATTATCTAAATCATCGgtcttttgaaatttttaaaattggatACTTTagttctcaaattttaaaatgtaCAAAATAGTTCAATAGGTATTTCAAATGTTTGTGATACAAAGAGTTTaagtattatttaaaatttattagtttatatttttatattgttcaatttaatttgatgtattttaattttatttatttagttactgaattagattttatatttttgggtttagaattttctttgttttaatttaATAAGAGATTATAAATACCTCATGAACTATTGTAGTCATCATACGGAGAAATTAAAAAAGTGACAAAGCAATTTTTGGTTTGGTAATGAAATCATAGTATGGACAAGTAAGATTGAATGAGTCCCTCTTTTGTTACATAAGGGAATTGAACAGAAAGTAGGTTAGATGAGTCCCTccgattcaattttcaaattatgGTGTAGGCAAGTTAGGTTGAAGAATCTCTTTTTGTTATATAAAGAAATTGAGTAGAAACTAGAgtgatttttttatgaaaaagtctagggggctagcatgtaaccagcaaagaaaagtgagtcattagatgaaatctcacactaatctcacaccattaaaaccatcattgatgactatttgatggctataaatTACAAAAGTTACTGGACCCTAGTATTCCTCTTTTTTTATATTCAATTTCAacttatatttttgttttctatttttcatttttaatttcaattcatctttttctatttcaattcttatcttcttttttattattagttgtCATTTCGTATCATAGTCTTTCCGTTAGTCAATGACAAGAAGGTTGAAACGTTAACTCGCGCACGTGATTATTAAATATCCACATGTACACTTTGAACAAATCAGTCTTTAGAGTGAAATAtaaaacaatattaaaaaaatttaaataatctcAAAATAATtcctgtaaaattttaaaattttaaatttttaaaaataaattataaattaatttttagaaaaacaatatttttcaaaaaaaatataaacaatttaaaataaatgaagCCATATATTACTTTTGACTatacaaaatattactttaaatTTTTAAGGAACTGTTGCTCACATACATAAACActtgaaggaaaaaaaatatagtcaccaaaaaaaaaaataaacacttGATGATTATATGTATAAGTTAACGTTTCACGTAACTAATGAAAATGAAGGAAATTGTATTACTATGATCTAAcagaaataataattaaaaattattttatgtattttaaaatttcaGAGATTAatgtgaaaatttaaaaatttcgaaCTGATTTAGTAATTCCTCCTTGATAataatctacttaatatactaaaactgggttTTCCCCTAGCTAATAAGAGTGACGTGTCACTTTCTCGTGAGtccgttttccctccaaaacgaataaaatttttcatctattctaaattatttattataattatattattatattatatttaatatttaatgaataatatataattatactaatttaaaaacatatcttcattataattatatcaaatcaatatttaatgcactattaaactacttatcaattaTAATGCCTAATTACTGTACATAATAACAAATTGCCTTAATAGTAAttaatttacatatttatttttgttttactaagGTCTATAAATAGTGTTTTTCTATCATACATACATCTAAATTTGAGAGTCAgctcataattttatatttagtattttttttactacttcatagaataagaatgtattcttcgttttttattgaagttgatccttttaaggtacaatttataattttttataatatttttcatatactcattctattatattattcttttaataatttattaattgttgttacTCTAAGTTGTTCTTATCGTCTAATGTTCCAGTTCAATTGTCTTTTACCACAATCGTTTACAATGCATCACATCTATAAAATACCTCatcgagttgtcttcactaattCGGATTCCAGCTACATGGATGTAAGCGTTCAAAGAAGGGACAATAATCTCTACTTTACCGAATGATTGTTGGATCTACTCACCTATTATGACCAACCTAATGGAATGTGGTTAAAGGAGGATGagtaaattattataattttaattattcgattaaaatTGTAATATCAGTTgtgatattttaattattaatgcattattaaactacttatcaataattttaattatttaacattTGTAATTTACTCATCCTCCTTTtttatcaaattattataattgttTGGTTGCATAATTTCTCATTAGATTCACCATCCTAAATTGGTCAATTTGGttcaaattcagattttatttttctttttgttttttttttaattgctcTTATTGTAGCAAGTGTCCTCAGATTTTTATTGTGAGCTGCAAGATGAATGTCCAAACTCTCAATACTTTTGTCATCCTTTTCGTtgtgtttttaacaaaaaaatgtatcaatttatGTATGCTTCCTATTAGAACCGTCAAAATGGGCTAAACTCATCGGACCAACCCGTTTACCCATTTAAATGGGCGGACTTTGCCTCTAAAATTAAATCCGTTTAAATTTCGGGCTAGCCTGTGTGCTAAATGGGTGGCCcgtttttttacatttttttcaaaaaaattagtaCTTTTAGTTGATATTTCTCTCGATTCGACCTGAAAATCAGACCtatcaactaaaaaaaatattatttttaaagatttttgacctaaaagtggtattttttgtcaaaatatttttcaaaaaataaaattaaatgataaacggGCTGGCCCATTTAACCCATTGGACTGACCATAAACGGTCCGGGCTAGAAATTAAAATTCTGGCCTGCGAATAAAGTGGGCTTAAACGGGTTAGCCCATTTAACCCATTGGCTTAATGGGCTGGGCCTAAATGGACCGGACTAGCCCGTTTGACAGCCCTACTTCCTATATAGCAatgatattatatatatttatatatctcctCTTTTAGctcttttctaaaaatattggCATATAATTAATGTAGATAACATATATATTGAGTAAGTATCTCTATTGAATTAATCATAAAGGTTAATTGCCCTATTCTGGTGCGTTGTAAAGGTCGTCCTCAGCCTAAAGGAAATCGACCTTTCCGATTTGTTGCTGCTTGGGCTACTCATCCTGGGTATAAAGATATTGTGAACCAGTCATGGTGGTTTGGTAATAGAGgaattcatggcaagctttcagaagtacagaagaattcactagagtttaactcgaaggtatttggtaacatttttgttaagaaatgtgaattagagcagcagattaattatttacaaaagcgtttggaagtggtggatagtatttatttgcgtcagaaagagcaacagttgcttgatgattataataatactctagtgcaagaagagctcctatggttccaaaagtccagagagcagtgggtaaggttcggggataggaatacaagattctttcatattcaaactcttgcgcgaaggaagcataataagattcatggcctTTTTCTCAAGGATGGAGTGTGGGAAGCTGATCCAGAGGTTTTGAGTCAAGAAGCAGAGTCTTTCTATAAAAGCTTATTCTGTCATTTggatgatgttgatttgggttgccttggtgatgtgcctcttccttctctgaatgaggaagcttgcaataatCTTACAGCACCAGTCTTCTTttaccttgggaggagtttaagagtagtcttaaacgggactgtccctctatttaagcagttccttgttttgtttcttttgtttttctttgtttaatttatttcagtcaccaaaaaaatcataaaggttaataaaatataatgaaaTAAATTTCACCTAATTGTAGTAAGTATTTCCATTGAAGATATTTGCTAATTATTACCGTATAtaattagtgtatatatatatatatagagagaaggAGTAATAGTGAAttgttacaattatttaatttatcatttagAAAATTCGTACTTCGGACATAAATTTTCTtctgtttattatttttcatacctaAGGGCTACTAATTACGATTATATCAACAGTGTTACCTATGGTATGGTAGATTATGTAatgaaaaggtttgaaaaataAAGGCAAGAATTATAAAGTTATGGAAAGTCCCATACAAATTTGACAAGAACAAGACGACTTACGTAGAAATGGTTCTCATGGATGATAAGATAAGttgattatttttcatgattctttcaagtgatgctaggtccagcttataaatattttttgtttatatttttaatttatttgacaaGTAAACCCTCGCACGAATCAAAGAAAGTACGATTTTATAGATTTATAAGTGTTAATagtctttatatttaatttgtttaataGTGTGATAATATAGCTAATATATTTGTTGGTGGATTTAACTattattactatattatttatgatcacattcagtatatatgtgtgatttattgaaaaaaatacattattaaaatcgattaataactattttagaattAATCCAATTAACACTGAATTAAAAAAAGAACAAACAATGCATAAtatgttacttttttattaatcaaattattataatttaaattaattttaaaagaataatttaaaattataatttcaatcttctcACGTACATGGCACGGGTGATTATACTTGTATACCAAAAATTTCTACTTTTTATGTCCTGATCCTAATCACATCACAGATCACACACTCCTTCGTAAAATTATGATATCGTAAAAGGTTTAAGACATAAGGGGCTCAAAAAAATTTACAAAGGTATGCTGTGGCAACAACTAAAAAAGAAAAACGACGTTCACTTCATAACAAATGCAGCTATTTTTTTATATCCCCAGTTCCCTCCGGCTCTCAGCCTCTCACACACATccccaaaataataataataataataataaaaggattATAAGGCTACACTCTCTGCTCCTTATCTCTTCGCTTCGCTTTTCTCCACTTAGGTATTTACTTAGCTTGATCAGTTGTCAAATCTCATGGAGAAGCAGAACCACCAACCCTCCGTCGTAGCACTTGTCGTTGGAGTCACAGGCATGGCTGGTCTCAGCCTAGCCCAGGCCCTAAAGCACCCCGATTGCCTTGGAGGCCCATGGAAGGTTTATGGCGCCGCCCGATCCCAGCCCACTTGGTTCCCTCCTTCCACCGTTGACCACTTCATCGCATTCGACGCCGTTGACTCCGCCAGCACGCACTCCAACCTCTCCCCCATAGCTCACGAGGTCACCCACCTCTTCTGGGTCACCGTTCAGTTCCCCGGCGACGAAGAAGCCAACGTCGCCGTCAACACAACAATGCTCCACAACGTCCTCACCACCCTCAAATCCTCACCTTCTTCCCGGCTAAGCCACGTCACCCTCCAAACCGGGACTAAACACTACATGGGCCCAATCCAAGACCCCACCCGGTCCAACCAACTCGTTGGCCACGAACCACCTTTTCACGAGGACATGCCCCGACTCCCTTACCCGAATTTCTACTACGCGCTGGAGGACCTCCTTGCATCCCACGCGCCATCACTTACCTACTCAGTGCACCGCTCGTCCATTATAATTGGCGCGTCTTCAAGAAGCGGCCACAACGCGCTTGTTATGGTGGGTGCTTACGCCGCGGTATGCCGGCACCTGGGAGTGCCGTTTCGGTACCCGGGGAACCGGTACACGTGGGAGCATTTCTGTGACATGACGGATGCACGTGTGCTGGCGCAGCAGCACGTGTGGGCTGCGGTTACCGAGAAGGCCAAGAACGAAGCGTTTAACTGCATGAACGGAGATTTGTTCACGTGGAAGAGCATGTGGAaatttt is from Arachis ipaensis cultivar K30076 chromosome B01, Araip1.1, whole genome shotgun sequence and encodes:
- the LOC107620105 gene encoding 3-oxo-Delta(4,5)-steroid 5-beta-reductase, encoding MEKQNHQPSVVALVVGVTGMAGLSLAQALKHPDCLGGPWKVYGAARSQPTWFPPSTVDHFIAFDAVDSASTHSNLSPIAHEVTHLFWVTVQFPGDEEANVAVNTTMLHNVLTTLKSSPSSRLSHVTLQTGTKHYMGPIQDPTRSNQLVGHEPPFHEDMPRLPYPNFYYALEDLLASHAPSLTYSVHRSSIIIGASSRSGHNALVMVGAYAAVCRHLGVPFRYPGNRYTWEHFCDMTDARVLAQQHVWAAVTEKAKNEAFNCMNGDLFTWKSMWKFYSEVYDVEFKPFDESDEEFDVVDFMRDKGKVWDEIVEKHELQKTKLEEIAQFNSMKPVLHFNFQHVSSINKSREYGFFGFADSFKSVKFWVAKLREMKIIP